The Microbulbifer sp. YPW1 genome contains a region encoding:
- a CDS encoding tRNA-dihydrouridine synthase: MQNTQPPIPNATPDTPMIYQAPMEGVIDHHVRALLSRIGGVDICVTEFVRVTHTRLPRRVFTRLCPELDQGAHTPSGTPVKLQLLGGNPQAMAYNAAKAVDAGAISIDLNFGCPAKSVNNSDGGACLLQSPSRVEGIVAAVRNAVPAEIPVSAKIRLGYSDRSSYLDNARAAEAGGASELAVHARSKVDGYRPPAYWEYIGEIREQLGIRVIANGDLWTLDDFKRCREVTGCDAYMFGRSLLARPDIGLQIQALCEGRDYQPLQWHQVATLLYDYYSTTKDIYPAKYLGNRIKQWLAYLKLSYPEAIRFFEQIKRHRDPELLEQAFAEHMRPAEGGSDLRHDHAESSAA, translated from the coding sequence ATGCAAAATACGCAGCCCCCAATCCCGAACGCGACACCGGATACGCCGATGATTTACCAGGCGCCAATGGAGGGTGTCATCGATCACCATGTGCGGGCACTTCTGTCCAGAATTGGCGGTGTGGATATCTGTGTGACCGAGTTTGTGCGTGTTACTCACACACGATTGCCGCGCAGGGTCTTCACCCGCCTGTGTCCCGAACTGGACCAGGGCGCGCATACCCCCAGCGGCACCCCGGTCAAACTGCAGTTACTCGGCGGCAACCCGCAGGCCATGGCGTACAACGCGGCCAAAGCAGTAGACGCCGGTGCCATATCCATCGACCTCAACTTTGGCTGCCCGGCGAAGTCGGTCAACAATAGCGACGGCGGCGCCTGCCTGCTCCAGTCCCCTTCCCGGGTGGAGGGCATCGTGGCCGCGGTTCGCAATGCGGTGCCCGCAGAGATTCCGGTATCCGCCAAAATCCGGCTGGGCTACAGCGACCGCAGCAGCTACCTCGACAATGCCCGCGCAGCCGAGGCCGGCGGCGCATCCGAGCTGGCGGTACACGCCCGTTCCAAGGTGGATGGCTACCGTCCCCCTGCGTACTGGGAATACATTGGCGAGATTCGCGAGCAACTGGGTATCAGGGTGATTGCCAATGGTGACTTGTGGACCCTGGACGATTTCAAGCGCTGCCGCGAGGTCACCGGCTGTGACGCTTACATGTTCGGCCGCAGCCTGCTGGCGCGACCAGATATAGGACTCCAGATTCAGGCCCTGTGCGAGGGGCGCGACTACCAGCCGCTGCAATGGCACCAGGTAGCCACCCTGCTGTATGACTACTATTCCACAACCAAGGATATTTACCCGGCCAAGTATCTCGGCAACCGCATCAAGCAGTGGCTCGCGTATCTCAAACTCAGCTACCCGGAAGCCATCCGCTTTTTTGAACAGATCAAGCGCCACCGTGACCCGGAGCTGCTGGAACAGGC
- a CDS encoding OadG family protein gives MQQGLDITLFGMGIVFTFLLVLVICTTIMSRVITRFFPEPEPVIAPAPAPAPAAGPGDARLKKIIEAAIEQHRNKRR, from the coding sequence ATGCAGCAAGGTCTGGATATCACGCTGTTCGGCATGGGGATTGTTTTCACGTTCCTGCTGGTTCTGGTTATCTGCACGACCATCATGTCCCGCGTTATCACACGTTTTTTTCCTGAGCCTGAGCCCGTTATCGCTCCAGCCCCAGCCCCAGCGCCTGCTGCCGGGCCCGGGGATGCGCGCCTGAAAAAAATTATCGAGGCTGCCATCGAGCAGCACCGCAATAAGCGTCGCTAA
- the oadA gene encoding sodium-extruding oxaloacetate decarboxylase subunit alpha: MTEVKKPLGITDVVLRDAHQSLFATRLRLDDMLPIAEKLDKVGFWSLESWGGATFDACIRYLGEDPWERIRELKKAMPNTPQQMLFRGQNILGYRHYADDVVEKFVERAATNGVDVFRVFDAMNDMRNLQTALAAVKKQGKHAQGTISYTVSPVHNMDLWVDLGRQIEDMGADSIAIKDMAGLLRPYEGYELVKRLKDAVDIPIHMQCHATTGLSTATALKCVEAGIDNIDTAISSMSMTYGHSPTEAVVAILEGTERDTGLDINLLEEIAAYFREVRKKYAKFEGSLRGVDSRILVAQVPGGMLTNMENQLREQGAGDRLDEVLEEIPRVRKDLGFIPLVTPTSQIVGTQSVLNVLTGERYKSISKETAAVLKGEYGATPAEVNKELQDKVLDGAEPVTGRPADQLAPELDKLAAELQEKAAADDILLTEGEGQIDDVLTYALFPQIGLKFLKNRDNPDAFEPVPTGKESSEVKNDAGESVYTVSVEGQSYTVTVADGGDVTGMVKVGGEAAAAGAPAAAPAAAGTGEAVKAPLAGNIFKVLVKPGDQVTEGQNIVILEAMKMETAVSAPRAGSVTGVTIKEGDAVAVGDALLTIA, encoded by the coding sequence ATGACTGAGGTTAAAAAGCCATTGGGGATTACGGACGTAGTCCTACGCGACGCCCACCAGTCGCTATTCGCCACCCGCCTGCGGCTGGATGACATGCTGCCCATCGCAGAGAAGTTGGACAAAGTCGGTTTCTGGTCTCTGGAGTCCTGGGGCGGTGCGACTTTTGACGCGTGCATCCGCTATCTGGGCGAAGATCCGTGGGAGCGGATTCGCGAGTTGAAAAAAGCCATGCCGAACACGCCGCAACAGATGCTGTTCCGCGGCCAGAATATTCTCGGCTATCGCCACTACGCCGATGACGTGGTGGAAAAATTTGTCGAGCGCGCAGCCACCAACGGTGTGGATGTATTCCGCGTGTTTGATGCCATGAACGATATGCGCAACCTGCAAACCGCGCTCGCGGCCGTGAAAAAGCAGGGCAAGCATGCACAGGGCACCATTTCTTATACCGTGAGCCCGGTTCACAATATGGACCTGTGGGTAGATCTGGGGCGCCAGATCGAAGATATGGGTGCCGACTCCATCGCGATCAAGGATATGGCCGGCCTGCTGCGCCCCTACGAGGGCTACGAGCTGGTAAAACGCCTCAAGGATGCGGTGGATATCCCCATTCACATGCAGTGTCATGCCACCACCGGCCTGTCCACTGCTACCGCGCTCAAGTGTGTGGAAGCGGGCATCGACAATATCGATACCGCCATCTCCTCCATGTCCATGACCTACGGACACAGCCCCACCGAAGCGGTGGTAGCGATTCTGGAAGGCACCGAACGCGACACCGGCCTGGATATCAATCTGCTGGAAGAGATTGCCGCGTATTTCCGTGAAGTCCGCAAAAAGTATGCGAAGTTCGAAGGCTCCCTGCGCGGCGTTGACTCGCGCATTCTGGTGGCTCAGGTGCCGGGCGGCATGCTCACCAATATGGAGAACCAACTGCGCGAACAGGGCGCGGGCGACCGTCTCGACGAGGTGCTGGAAGAAATTCCGCGCGTGCGCAAGGACCTGGGCTTTATCCCGCTGGTGACACCGACCTCCCAGATTGTGGGCACCCAGTCGGTGCTGAACGTGCTGACCGGTGAACGTTACAAGTCCATCTCCAAGGAAACCGCGGCGGTACTCAAGGGCGAGTACGGCGCGACCCCGGCCGAGGTGAACAAGGAACTGCAGGACAAGGTACTGGACGGCGCTGAGCCGGTCACCGGCCGCCCCGCGGATCAGCTGGCGCCCGAGCTGGACAAGCTCGCCGCAGAGCTGCAGGAAAAAGCGGCGGCGGACGATATCTTGCTGACCGAAGGCGAGGGCCAGATCGACGACGTGCTGACCTACGCGCTGTTCCCGCAGATCGGCCTCAAGTTCCTGAAGAACCGCGATAACCCGGACGCCTTCGAACCGGTGCCCACCGGCAAGGAATCCTCGGAAGTGAAAAACGACGCGGGTGAAAGTGTTTACACCGTCTCCGTGGAAGGGCAGAGCTACACCGTTACCGTCGCCGATGGCGGCGATGTCACGGGCATGGTCAAGGTGGGTGGTGAAGCCGCTGCGGCGGGCGCCCCGGCAGCAGCGCCGGCTGCGGCTGGCACCGGTGAGGCGGTGAAGGCGCCGCTGGCGGGCAATATCTTCAAGGTGCTGGTCAAGCCCGGCGACCAGGTGACCGAGGGCCAGAACATTGTGATTCTGGAAGCCATGAAGATGGAAACCGCGGTCAGTGCGCCGCGCGCCGGTAGTGTAACCGGGGTGACCATCAAGGAAGGCGATGCAGTGGCGGTGGGCGATGCCCTGCTGACCATCGCTTAA
- a CDS encoding sodium ion-translocating decarboxylase subunit beta, translated as MAFGQFAMMLVCLGLLFLAIRKNFEPLLLVPIGFGGILANIPGANLAVPAVEAAIYAGDAGVLSQLAQALGLGAFESVEGLKAALESAPAAAHERAAQVAADAGYNNGMLYNFYSVAIASGVAPLVIFMGVGAMTDFGPLLANPRTLFLGAAAQFGIFATVLGAVGMSALGIMDFSIADAAAIGIIGGADGPTAIYVSSLLAPDLLGAIAVAAYSYMALVPLIQPPIMRALTTEQERRIEMVQLRPVSKREKIVFPLVLLILVALFLPDAAPLLGMFCFGNLMRECGVVSRLSDTAQNALINITTIFLGLSVGSKLAADKFLDPKTLGILALGIVAFAIGTAAGVLMAKLLNALSKNKINPLIGSAGVSAVPMAARVSNKLGLEANPHNFLLMHAMGPNVAGVIGSAVAAGVMITMVRAMTG; from the coding sequence ATGGCATTCGGGCAGTTCGCCATGATGCTGGTGTGCCTGGGGCTGCTGTTCCTCGCCATCCGCAAAAACTTTGAGCCCCTGTTGCTGGTGCCGATCGGTTTCGGCGGCATCCTGGCCAACATTCCCGGTGCCAACCTGGCGGTGCCGGCGGTGGAAGCGGCGATTTACGCAGGCGATGCGGGCGTGCTGTCCCAGCTTGCACAGGCGCTGGGCTTGGGAGCATTTGAATCCGTCGAGGGCCTAAAGGCTGCGCTGGAAAGCGCTCCCGCTGCGGCCCATGAGCGCGCGGCCCAGGTGGCTGCGGATGCCGGTTACAACAACGGCATGCTGTACAACTTCTACAGCGTGGCGATTGCCTCCGGTGTGGCGCCGTTGGTGATCTTTATGGGCGTTGGTGCCATGACGGACTTCGGACCGCTGCTGGCCAACCCGCGCACCCTGTTCCTCGGTGCTGCGGCCCAGTTCGGCATCTTTGCCACGGTGCTTGGCGCGGTGGGCATGTCCGCCCTGGGTATCATGGACTTCTCCATCGCAGACGCCGCCGCCATCGGTATCATCGGCGGCGCTGACGGCCCCACGGCGATCTACGTGTCCAGCCTGCTGGCCCCGGACCTGCTGGGAGCGATTGCCGTAGCGGCGTACTCCTACATGGCGCTGGTGCCACTGATCCAGCCGCCAATCATGCGTGCGCTGACCACCGAGCAGGAGCGTCGTATCGAGATGGTCCAGCTGCGCCCGGTCAGCAAGCGCGAGAAGATCGTATTCCCGCTGGTGCTGTTGATCCTGGTTGCCCTGTTCCTGCCGGATGCAGCGCCGCTGCTCGGTATGTTCTGTTTCGGTAACCTGATGCGGGAGTGCGGTGTGGTATCGCGCCTGTCCGACACCGCGCAGAACGCGCTGATCAATATCACCACCATCTTCCTCGGCCTGTCTGTGGGCTCGAAGCTGGCGGCGGACAAGTTCCTGGATCCGAAAACCCTCGGTATCCTGGCACTGGGTATCGTGGCCTTCGCCATCGGCACGGCGGCCGGTGTACTGATGGCCAAGCTGTTGAATGCGCTCAGCAAGAACAAGATCAACCCGTTGATCGGGTCCGCGGGTGTGTCCGCGGTGCCGATGGCGGCGCGGGTTTCCAACAAGCTGGGGCTCGAGGCCAATCCGCACAACTTCCTGCTGATGCATGCTATGGGGCCCAACGTGGCCGGTGTGATCGGCTCGGCGGTCGCGGCGGGCGTCATGATCACCATGGTGCGTGCGATGACCGGTTGA
- the djlA gene encoding co-chaperone DjlA: MSWLGAGIGAGIGMMFGGPIGAALGAWVGGSFGSGLKKLSEAGVTLNRDGAQTVFIVALFSMLAKMAKADGQVSKAEIQLIEDFISNNLRLNAEDRKQAIKIFQNAKDDNFSIYDYANQYRQLIRNQAMREMVYRLLFAVAFADGELHPAEEQILRRIPEALGLHESIFTAMFNEFGRGAAGASGTGGLQAHYDILECSPDVSDRELKLAYRRKAAEFHPDKMASKGLPEEFMRHAEDQMKSVTVAYDTIVAARKRQAAVERA; encoded by the coding sequence ATGTCCTGGTTGGGAGCAGGTATTGGCGCTGGCATCGGCATGATGTTTGGCGGCCCTATCGGCGCTGCGTTGGGCGCCTGGGTCGGTGGATCTTTTGGCTCGGGGCTGAAAAAGCTCAGCGAGGCCGGCGTTACCCTGAACCGCGATGGCGCGCAGACGGTGTTTATCGTCGCACTGTTTTCCATGTTGGCGAAAATGGCCAAGGCGGATGGTCAGGTCTCCAAGGCGGAAATTCAGCTGATCGAGGATTTCATCAGCAACAACCTGCGCCTGAATGCGGAAGACCGCAAGCAGGCGATCAAGATTTTCCAGAACGCCAAAGACGACAACTTCAGCATCTACGATTATGCGAACCAGTACCGACAGCTGATTCGCAATCAGGCCATGCGCGAAATGGTGTATCGCCTGCTATTTGCGGTGGCCTTTGCCGACGGCGAGCTGCATCCGGCTGAAGAACAGATTCTGCGCAGGATCCCCGAAGCGCTGGGGCTGCATGAGTCGATTTTTACCGCGATGTTTAACGAGTTCGGGCGCGGCGCTGCGGGTGCGAGCGGTACCGGTGGCCTGCAGGCGCACTACGATATTCTGGAATGCAGCCCCGATGTGAGCGACCGCGAGTTGAAGCTCGCCTATCGCCGCAAGGCGGCAGAGTTCCATCCGGACAAGATGGCCTCCAAAGGCCTGCCGGAAGAGTTTATGCGCCATGCGGAAGACCAGATGAAAAGCGTCACTGTGGCATACGACACGATTGTTGCCGCGCGCAAACGCCAGGCGGCCGTCGAGCGGGCCTGA
- a CDS encoding BolA family transcriptional regulator yields MSLAEQIQQKLTSAFTPSHVEVDCESHMHNVPAGSEMHFRVVLVSEAFSGTRKVQRHQKVYGVLADEMAGPIHALALHLYTPEEWAGQAPASPQCLGGSKG; encoded by the coding sequence ATGTCCCTTGCAGAACAGATTCAGCAGAAGCTCACTAGCGCCTTCACGCCCTCGCATGTGGAAGTGGACTGTGAAAGTCATATGCACAATGTGCCCGCCGGCTCGGAGATGCATTTCCGCGTAGTCCTTGTCAGCGAGGCTTTTAGCGGCACCCGCAAGGTGCAGCGGCACCAGAAAGTCTACGGTGTGCTGGCGGATGAAATGGCCGGGCCGATTCATGCCCTGGCGCTGCATCTCTACACCCCCGAGGAGTGGGCCGGACAGGCGCCCGCCAGCCCCCAGTGCCTGGGTGGCAGCAAGGGCTGA
- the trxA gene encoding thioredoxin, with protein MEDFIVDVTAQNAQQVLIEESMKRPVVVDVWAEWCEPCKQLMPVLEKLANEYAGQFLLAKLNADTEQALAGQLGVRSLPTVMVLKDGQPVDGFAGAQPEKEIREMLDKYLPKSWDLQLQQAQKLVGENQLDEALPLLRQAYTDSGERADIAKQYAAILLEKNRVKDAEQVLGKILLADQDSDYQQLMAQLELKQQAADSPEIKALQQALAENPDDQEAAYKLAVQLSQADRHEEALETLLGLLRKDMGFADGAAKQAYLDIVKALGAGDPVATAYQRKLMTLLF; from the coding sequence GTGGAAGACTTTATCGTCGATGTCACAGCCCAGAACGCCCAGCAGGTGTTGATCGAAGAGTCCATGAAACGCCCGGTGGTGGTGGATGTATGGGCCGAGTGGTGTGAACCCTGTAAACAGTTGATGCCGGTACTGGAAAAACTGGCCAATGAATACGCCGGGCAGTTCCTGCTCGCGAAACTCAACGCGGATACCGAGCAGGCGCTGGCGGGTCAGTTGGGCGTGCGCAGCCTGCCGACCGTGATGGTACTGAAAGACGGCCAGCCTGTGGATGGCTTTGCCGGTGCCCAGCCGGAAAAAGAAATTCGCGAGATGCTGGACAAGTACCTGCCGAAATCCTGGGATCTGCAATTGCAGCAGGCGCAGAAGCTGGTTGGTGAGAATCAACTGGACGAGGCGCTGCCGCTGTTGCGCCAGGCGTATACGGATTCCGGCGAGCGCGCCGATATCGCCAAGCAGTACGCGGCGATTCTGCTGGAAAAAAACCGGGTCAAAGACGCCGAGCAGGTGCTGGGCAAGATCCTTCTGGCAGACCAGGACTCCGACTACCAGCAGCTGATGGCACAGCTGGAGCTGAAGCAGCAGGCAGCTGACTCTCCCGAGATCAAGGCGCTACAGCAGGCGTTGGCGGAAAATCCGGACGACCAGGAAGCGGCGTACAAGCTGGCGGTACAACTCAGCCAGGCCGATCGCCACGAAGAGGCGCTCGAGACCCTGCTCGGCCTGTTGCGCAAAGATATGGGGTTTGCGGATGGCGCGGCCAAGCAGGCCTATCTGGATATCGTCAAGGCGCTCGGCGCCGGGGATCCGGTAGCGACCGCTTACCAGCGCAAGCTGATGACCCTGCTGTTCTGA
- a CDS encoding YqfO family protein yields MFKLCVYIPESHLEPVKQALFAAGAGRIGDYDSCCWQVLGSGQFRPLDGSQPFIGQQGEVEQVAEYRVETVCADALVDNVLAAMREAHPYEEPAFDLWKLDERCG; encoded by the coding sequence ATGTTCAAACTCTGTGTTTATATCCCCGAGTCACACCTGGAACCGGTAAAGCAGGCGCTGTTTGCCGCGGGCGCCGGGCGTATCGGGGATTACGACAGCTGCTGCTGGCAGGTGCTCGGCAGTGGCCAGTTCCGGCCGCTCGATGGTAGCCAGCCGTTTATCGGCCAGCAGGGCGAGGTGGAACAGGTGGCGGAATACCGGGTGGAGACTGTCTGCGCGGATGCGCTTGTGGACAATGTACTCGCGGCTATGCGCGAGGCCCACCCCTACGAAGAGCCCGCGTTCGACCTGTGGAAACTGGACGAACGCTGTGGCTAG
- a CDS encoding NUDIX hydrolase encodes MKFCSHCGHTVVFEIPAGDDRPRHLCHDCGAIHYVNPRVIVGVLPYLGEQVLLCKRAIEPRYGLWTLPAGFMENGETSEQGALRESWEEARANIRVDELFSVYDIPHINQVYLIYRGELKDTNFGPGPESLEVELFDEKDIPWDEMAFPVMTQTLNHYFSDREKGSYGLHRGVIERKL; translated from the coding sequence ATGAAATTTTGCAGCCACTGCGGCCATACGGTCGTCTTTGAAATCCCGGCCGGCGACGATCGTCCCCGCCACCTGTGCCACGACTGTGGCGCCATCCATTACGTCAACCCGCGGGTCATCGTTGGCGTGCTGCCTTATCTGGGCGAGCAGGTTCTCCTGTGCAAACGCGCCATTGAACCCCGCTACGGCCTGTGGACACTGCCCGCCGGCTTTATGGAAAACGGCGAGACCAGTGAGCAGGGTGCGCTGCGGGAGTCCTGGGAAGAGGCGCGGGCGAATATCCGCGTCGATGAGCTTTTCTCGGTGTATGACATTCCGCACATCAATCAGGTTTACCTGATCTACCGAGGCGAGCTGAAAGACACCAATTTCGGCCCGGGGCCGGAGTCGCTGGAAGTGGAACTGTTTGACGAAAAGGACATCCCCTGGGATGAGATGGCCTTTCCGGTGATGACACAGACACTGAACCATTACTTCAGTGACCGCGAGAAAGGAAGTTACGGCTTACACCGCGGGGTAATCGAGCGAAAGCTCTGA
- a CDS encoding efflux RND transporter periplasmic adaptor subunit, with translation MARFLISILLLCAITGCSKKEEQPAAKAPPVEVLAVREHQVVPRYEYVGRVEATDEYMVRPRVEGYIESRNFVEGQLVQKGELLYQIDPRPYIAALDNQRANLAQARSALQVAQRNYRRGLELVKTGAISKVQMDELTGNFEEAESRVAAMQADLESAQLNLSYTEIRAPLTGLIGRSEFTEGSLVGPSTDPLTSIVRMDPIYVTFQVPENRLFAVQEEAERRRQQGQAAVKREVRIKQPDGNFYPYPGIIVFVNNQIDQATGSALVRARFPNPERLLVQGQFARVAISVFAGADAVKPLVPQSAVLEDIQGRFVYVVDDENIARKRYLELGQRENMLWAVQKGLKAGERIVVNGLQRVSADNPVTPQNTALDPYKDIQKQSAPQQTSPVSQFREGEVSPQERREAGAAGTDGRAEMERFESEVRGGKALDDSEPSEKDQVPDAYFDSK, from the coding sequence ATGGCGCGATTTTTGATCTCGATCCTGTTGCTGTGCGCGATTACTGGCTGCTCCAAGAAAGAAGAGCAGCCTGCCGCCAAGGCGCCTCCTGTAGAGGTGCTTGCGGTGCGCGAACACCAGGTAGTTCCCCGCTACGAGTATGTGGGGCGGGTGGAAGCCACGGATGAGTACATGGTGCGCCCGCGGGTTGAGGGCTATATCGAATCCCGCAACTTTGTCGAAGGCCAGCTGGTGCAGAAGGGCGAGCTGCTCTACCAGATCGACCCCAGGCCGTATATTGCTGCGCTGGACAACCAGCGGGCAAACCTGGCGCAGGCGCGCTCCGCGTTGCAGGTGGCGCAACGCAATTACCGGCGCGGCCTTGAGCTGGTGAAAACCGGCGCCATCAGCAAGGTGCAGATGGATGAGCTCACCGGGAATTTCGAGGAAGCCGAGTCCAGGGTGGCGGCGATGCAGGCGGACCTGGAATCCGCACAACTCAATCTCTCCTACACGGAAATCCGCGCACCGCTCACGGGCCTGATCGGCCGTTCCGAATTTACCGAGGGCTCTCTGGTTGGCCCCAGCACCGATCCCCTTACTTCCATTGTCCGCATGGACCCCATCTACGTAACTTTCCAGGTGCCGGAAAACCGCTTGTTCGCGGTGCAGGAGGAGGCGGAGCGCCGACGCCAACAGGGGCAGGCGGCGGTAAAGCGCGAGGTCCGGATCAAGCAGCCGGACGGCAATTTCTATCCCTATCCCGGCATCATCGTCTTTGTGAACAACCAGATTGATCAGGCTACGGGTTCCGCGTTGGTGCGGGCGCGTTTCCCGAATCCCGAGCGGTTGCTGGTACAGGGACAGTTCGCGCGGGTGGCGATCAGTGTTTTCGCCGGTGCCGATGCGGTAAAGCCGCTGGTGCCGCAATCGGCGGTCCTCGAAGACATTCAGGGACGGTTTGTTTACGTGGTTGACGACGAGAATATTGCCCGCAAGCGCTACCTGGAACTGGGGCAGCGAGAAAACATGCTGTGGGCCGTGCAAAAAGGCCTGAAAGCGGGCGAGCGGATTGTGGTGAACGGGCTGCAGCGGGTTTCTGCAGACAATCCGGTCACCCCCCAGAATACGGCCCTCGATCCCTACAAAGATATCCAGAAACAATCCGCGCCCCAGCAAACCAGCCCCGTCTCCCAGTTCCGGGAAGGCGAAGTGTCTCCGCAAGAGCGCCGCGAAGCGGGTGCCGCCGGTACGGACGGGCGCGCGGAAATGGAGCGATTTGAGTCGGAAGTGCGCGGGGGCAAAGCCCTCGATGATTCAGAGCCTTCCGAAAAAGACCAGGTCCCGGATGCGTATTTTGACAGCAAGTAG